Genomic segment of Amphibacillus xylanus NBRC 15112:
CAGTAAATTCTACATACAATCGATCAGTTTTAGATAGAGCAGAATCACCTAATACAACCGCTAATTCTTTCGCTTCTTTACCTTTTGCATATGCAGCAAACAATTGGTTCATTGTTGGTGCATGGTCTACTCGAGTTTTACCTTCACCTGTTCCTTTATCCTTTAATCGTGATAAAGATGGTAAAACATCAATCGGTGGTTTAATCCCTGCATTGTGTAAATCACGTGAAAGAATAATTTGTCCTTCAGTAATATATCCTGTTAAGTCAGGAATTGGGTGAGTAATATCATCCTCTGGCATTGAAAGAATCGGTATTTGAGTTACTGATCCTTTTTTACCAACTAAACGACCTGCACGCTCATACAATGTTGAGAGGTTAGTATATAGGTAACCAGGATAACCACGGCGACCAGGAACCTCACGTCTTGCAGCAGAGATTTCACGTAATGCCTCACAATAGTATGTCATATCAGTCATAATAACGAGTACGTGCATATCTTTTTCAAACGCTAAATACTCAGCAGTTGTAAGTGCCATCTTAGGCGTTGCGATACGCTCAATTGCTGGGTCATTAGCTAAGTTAATAAACATAACTGAACGGTCAATAGCGCCAGTTTTACGGAAGTCTTCCATAAAGAATTCAGCTTCATCAAATGTGATCCCCATTGCTGCAAAGACAACCGCGAATTTTTCATCACTATTTAAAACAGCAGCTTGACGTGCTATTTGTGCAGCTAATTCTTTATGTGGTAAACCTGAACCAGAGAATACCGGTAGCTTCTGACCACGTACAAGTGTATTTAAATGGTCAATTGAAGAAATACCAGTTTGAATAAATTCGTCTGGATAGTCACGAGCAATTGGGTTGATCGCTTGCCCGTTAACATCTAGACTAGCTTCTGGAATGATAGCTGGTCCATTATCAATTGGTTGACCCATTCCA
This window contains:
- a CDS encoding V-type ATP synthase subunit B, whose product is MLKEYKTVSEVIGPLMAVEQVEGVKYDELVEIQMQTGEIRHGQVLEVDGDKAMVQIFEGPSGINIKDTKVRFRGRPLSIDVSEDMVGRVFDGMGQPIDNGPAIIPEASLDVNGQAINPIARDYPDEFIQTGISSIDHLNTLVRGQKLPVFSGSGLPHKELAAQIARQAAVLNSDEKFAVVFAAMGITFDEAEFFMEDFRKTGAIDRSVMFINLANDPAIERIATPKMALTTAEYLAFEKDMHVLVIMTDMTYYCEALREISAARREVPGRRGYPGYLYTNLSTLYERAGRLVGKKGSVTQIPILSMPEDDITHPIPDLTGYITEGQIILSRDLHNAGIKPPIDVLPSLSRLKDKGTGEGKTRVDHAPTMNQLFAAYAKGKEAKELAVVLGDSALSKTDRLYVEFTDRFEAEYINQGFYTNRTIEETLNLGWELLSILPKSELKRIKSDMIEKFMPEGE